ACCCAGGTGAAGTGCGCCGCCACGGTGTCCCGGCCGTAGGACGGGCTCAGCCACTGGTCGTCGCCGGCGACCGTGCGCACCTCGCAGGTCTGGAGGACGGGGGCGACGGTCTCCCGGATCGCGTCCAGCGCGTGCAGCATCTCGACGGCGTGTCCGCGCGGCAGCAGGTACTCCGACTGCAACTCCGCCCCGCTGCTCGGGACGAACTCCGCCCGGAAGTGCGGCAGCCGCTCGTGCCACGGCCCCGGCACACCGAACTGCTCGGTGCAGTTGACCGCGGGCATACCCGGCACGGGATGCATCTTCTCGGTGGCCGGAGCGGCCCAGGGGAAGGCGGGCAGCGGCTGGTCGGAGCGCCGCTTGAGCCACACCTGCCTGAAGCCCGGCGCGCGCCAGTCGGTGAACAGGCTGACGCTGTACGCCGTCGCCATCACCGTCTCGAACGTCCCGGAGTCCAGCCCCTGGAAGGGCAGTTCGGTGAACACGTGCTGCTCCACCTCGTACGCCGGCTCCAGGTCGAGGGTGAGCGCGGTGACGACCCCGAGCGCCCCGAGCGAGGTGACGGCCCCGCCGAACCGCTCCTCGTCCCGGCCTATGCTCACCGTCGAGCCGTCCGCCGTGACCAGCTCCACCTCGCGTACGACCGCCGACAGCGGGCCGTTGAGCACTCCCGAGCCGTGGGTGCCGGTCGCGACCGACCCGGCCACCGAGATGTGCGGCAGCGACGCCATGTTGGGCAGTGCCAGGCCCTGGCCGTGCACCCGGCGGGCCAGCTCCGCGTAGCGCACGCCGCCGCCGACCCGGACCGTGCGGGCCGCCGTGTCGACGTCCACCTCCGGGGGCAGGGCGGCCAGCGACACCAGGACGCCCTCGGCGCCCGGCTCGGCGATCTCGTTGAACGAGTGTCCGCTGCCCAGCACCCGCACCCGGTCGCTGTCCGCGACGAGCGCGCGCAGCGCGGTGAGCGAGCCCGGCCGGTGCAGCTCCTTGGCCGCGTAGGTGATGTTCCCCGCCCAGTTGGTCACGGTCCCGTTCATCGCGTCGTCCTTCCCCGAGACAGCGGGGACCGGGAAAGCCCCTGCCGGAACCTACCCCGGCCCCGGAGTCCATTGCCGCCGCGGCCCGGACCGGCCTACCGTGGAGACGTCGTAGAGAGCGGTTTCTGCCTGGGTTCCGGGGAGCCGTTCCGTTCTGTGTGTGCCCGAGCCGGAAGG
The genomic region above belongs to Streptomyces coeruleorubidus and contains:
- a CDS encoding D-arabinono-1,4-lactone oxidase produces the protein MNGTVTNWAGNITYAAKELHRPGSLTALRALVADSDRVRVLGSGHSFNEIAEPGAEGVLVSLAALPPEVDVDTAARTVRVGGGVRYAELARRVHGQGLALPNMASLPHISVAGSVATGTHGSGVLNGPLSAVVREVELVTADGSTVSIGRDEERFGGAVTSLGALGVVTALTLDLEPAYEVEQHVFTELPFQGLDSGTFETVMATAYSVSLFTDWRAPGFRQVWLKRRSDQPLPAFPWAAPATEKMHPVPGMPAVNCTEQFGVPGPWHERLPHFRAEFVPSSGAELQSEYLLPRGHAVEMLHALDAIRETVAPVLQTCEVRTVAGDDQWLSPSYGRDTVAAHFTWVEDTSAVLPVVRRVEEALAPFGARPHWGKVFTVPASALRGLYPRLGDFRALARELDPEGTFANAFVRDLLTDA